In a single window of the Longimicrobiales bacterium genome:
- a CDS encoding metallophosphoesterase family protein: MRIGIISDTHGLLRPEVFTHFEGVEHILHAGDIGPLSLLTELEAIAPVTAVWGNTDGLDVRNAVPEVGELELAGRRVVVTHGHQLGSPTPGALQLTHAGADIIVYGHTHRPTKREVDGCLVLNPGGAGAPRFGLRPSLMLLRIEDDELRTELIEL; encoded by the coding sequence ATGCGCATCGGCATCATCTCCGACACACACGGGCTGCTCCGACCCGAAGTGTTCACCCACTTCGAGGGCGTAGAGCACATCCTGCACGCGGGCGATATCGGTCCGCTGTCACTGCTGACCGAGCTGGAGGCAATCGCACCGGTGACGGCCGTCTGGGGGAACACGGACGGGCTCGACGTGCGGAATGCGGTGCCCGAGGTGGGGGAGCTCGAGCTCGCCGGTCGCCGCGTGGTCGTGACGCACGGCCACCAGCTCGGCTCTCCAACGCCTGGTGCGCTGCAGCTCACGCATGCGGGCGCCGACATCATCGTGTACGGGCACACGCACCGGCCGACAAAGCGCGAGGTCGACGGATGCCTGGTGCTGAACCCGGGTGGTGCGGGTGCGCCGCGGTTCGGCCTGCGTCCTTCGCTGATGCTGCTGCGCATCGAGGACGACGAACTGCGCACGGAGCTGATCGAGCTGTAG
- the mutM gene encoding bifunctional DNA-formamidopyrimidine glycosylase/DNA-(apurinic or apyrimidinic site) lyase, with protein sequence MPELPEAETIVRTLRTRLPGAQVTGVSVRHEDVLAPGLTPRTLAARLRGRRIADVARRGKNVILVFEGDLRLVINLGMTGRVVTTDAPRAAEMRHVAVRFELDDGRAILYDDARRFGRLDLRDAEGWQKRDAELGLEPLGDEFTAEALRALTRGSITPIRNLLLDQRKVAGVGNIYANEALFRAGIRPTRRSHRITRREAASLREHLRDVLNESIASRGTTISDYRDAFGESGGFVQWLRVYDRAGEPCLVCGTPIRRVVLTNRSAFYCPVCQR encoded by the coding sequence GTGCCGGAGCTGCCTGAAGCGGAGACCATTGTCCGCACGCTGCGCACGCGACTGCCCGGTGCGCAGGTGACCGGCGTGTCGGTCCGTCACGAGGACGTGCTCGCCCCGGGGCTGACCCCGAGAACGCTCGCGGCGCGCCTGCGCGGGCGCCGGATCGCAGATGTCGCGCGGCGCGGCAAGAACGTGATACTCGTCTTCGAGGGTGATCTCCGACTTGTGATCAACCTCGGCATGACCGGCCGCGTCGTCACGACGGACGCACCGCGGGCCGCCGAGATGCGACACGTCGCCGTGCGCTTCGAGCTGGATGATGGCCGCGCCATCCTGTACGATGACGCGCGGCGCTTCGGCCGCCTCGACCTGCGTGACGCGGAGGGCTGGCAGAAGCGCGATGCGGAGCTGGGACTCGAGCCGCTCGGTGACGAGTTCACGGCCGAGGCGCTCCGCGCACTCACGCGCGGTTCCATTACGCCGATCCGCAACCTGCTCCTGGACCAGCGCAAGGTGGCGGGCGTCGGCAACATCTACGCGAACGAGGCGCTGTTCCGCGCCGGCATCCGGCCGACGCGGCGTTCGCACCGGATCACGCGCCGGGAAGCTGCCTCCCTGCGCGAACACCTGCGCGACGTCCTGAACGAGTCCATCGCCAGCCGCGGCACCACGATCAGCGACTATCGCGACGCGTTCGGCGAGAGCGGCGGGTTCGTTCAGTGGCTGCGCGTGTACGACCGCGCCGGTGAGCCGTGCCTGGTGTGCGGCACGCCGATTCGCCGTGTCGTGCTGACGAATCGATCCGCGTTCTACTGCCCCGTCTGCCAGCGCTGA
- a CDS encoding M24 family metallopeptidase — translation MRRWITAALLVLCLPAGARAQSERPFGTLREQAELRQSWLEARLERVLPRLMREQGVDMWVIPVREYNEDPVFWSIVSPTTMAARRRTIYVFHDRGEEHGIERLAIGGTSQGGLYEVIRDPDAAIGSAGAMRRAAEPFGPEQWTLLTRVVEARNPERIAVNASATHAFSDGLTAGEWEQMERALGPFADRVVRRELLPLRFIEERLPEMLPTYRTMQQQVHALIAEMFSERVITPGVTRTEDVVWWWRQRLNDLGLETWFQPSITVQRRGVEMSDSANPVIVRGDLLHCDVGLTVYGLNTDTQHMGYVLREGESEAPAGLQAALRNANRLQDLLLDEMHPGRTGNEVLARTLERMREEGIDGTVYTHPIGDHGHGAGPTIGLWDRQEGVPGRGEVTLVPNTWFSIELQATTPVPEWGNQPVRMALEEEAHLDGKGERHWVLARQERFHLVH, via the coding sequence TTGCGTCGCTGGATCACCGCCGCGCTGCTCGTGCTCTGTCTGCCGGCAGGAGCCCGCGCGCAATCCGAAAGACCGTTCGGCACGCTCCGCGAGCAGGCAGAGCTGCGCCAGTCGTGGCTGGAGGCCCGGCTGGAACGGGTGCTGCCGCGGCTGATGCGCGAGCAGGGCGTGGACATGTGGGTGATCCCGGTTCGCGAGTACAACGAGGACCCGGTGTTCTGGTCGATCGTCTCACCAACGACGATGGCAGCGCGCCGGCGCACCATCTACGTCTTTCACGATCGGGGCGAAGAGCATGGCATCGAGCGGCTGGCGATCGGAGGGACGTCGCAGGGCGGGCTCTACGAGGTGATCCGCGACCCGGACGCCGCCATCGGCAGCGCGGGCGCGATGCGACGCGCGGCGGAGCCGTTCGGCCCCGAGCAGTGGACGCTGCTGACGCGTGTGGTCGAAGCGCGCAACCCGGAGCGGATCGCCGTCAACGCCTCCGCGACGCACGCCTTTTCCGATGGTCTCACGGCGGGCGAGTGGGAACAGATGGAGCGTGCACTGGGGCCCTTCGCGGACCGCGTGGTGCGCCGTGAGCTGCTGCCGCTCCGTTTCATCGAGGAGCGGCTGCCCGAGATGCTCCCGACGTACCGAACGATGCAGCAGCAGGTGCACGCGCTGATCGCCGAGATGTTTTCCGAGCGCGTGATCACGCCCGGAGTCACACGCACGGAGGACGTCGTGTGGTGGTGGCGCCAGCGCCTGAACGATCTCGGGCTGGAGACATGGTTTCAGCCCTCCATCACGGTGCAGCGCCGGGGCGTGGAAATGAGTGACTCTGCGAATCCGGTGATCGTGCGCGGCGACCTGCTGCACTGCGACGTCGGTCTCACCGTCTACGGGCTCAATACGGACACGCAGCACATGGGCTACGTCCTGCGGGAAGGGGAGAGCGAGGCACCCGCGGGGCTGCAGGCAGCACTGCGCAACGCAAACCGGCTGCAGGACCTGCTGCTGGACGAGATGCACCCCGGCCGCACCGGCAACGAGGTGCTGGCACGCACGCTCGAGCGGATGCGGGAGGAGGGGATCGACGGCACCGTCTATACCCATCCGATCGGCGATCACGGCCACGGCGCCGGCCCGACCATCGGGCTCTGGGACCGCCAGGAGGGGGTGCCCGGCCGTGGCGAGGTTACGCTCGTGCCGAACACATGGTTCTCCATCGAGCTGCAGGCTACGACACCGGTGCCGGAATGGGGCAACCAGCCGGTCCGGATGGCGCTGGAGGAGGAAGCGCACCTGGACGGCAAAGGCGAGCGGCACTGGGTCCTGGCGCGGCAGGAACGCTTCCACCTCGTGCACTGA
- a CDS encoding UbiA-like polyprenyltransferase, whose product MSSRTEGQVFSGESLAARYASFVKLPHTLFALPFAGVGALLASYEHVDRLRVGTVLWIVIAFTAARFAAMGFNRIVDRRWDALNPRTAGRELPSGRLTLNQARAAVVVASAVFVAAAWLLNPLCGMLSPIALGWIFFYSYGKRFTAGAHHILGLALGIAPVGAFLAVAGTWPEPWYGLPLLAATVMFWVAGFDVIYAVQDLDFDRTHGLHSIPARLGARGAFGLARLFHAIAAAIFLAIGIFQLFPVGRLYLVGVAVVVMLLLHEHRAVRGAESGRLDLATVDRAFFHTNVAVSMSLFAFTLADRLALVAAG is encoded by the coding sequence ATGTCGTCACGTACCGAAGGCCAGGTTTTCAGCGGTGAGTCGCTTGCCGCTCGGTATGCCAGCTTCGTCAAGCTGCCGCATACGCTGTTTGCGCTGCCGTTTGCCGGGGTGGGTGCTCTGCTCGCCTCGTACGAGCACGTCGATCGGCTCCGTGTCGGGACCGTGCTGTGGATCGTGATCGCGTTCACGGCGGCGCGCTTTGCGGCAATGGGCTTCAACCGCATCGTCGATCGCCGCTGGGACGCGCTGAACCCGCGGACGGCAGGACGCGAGCTGCCGAGCGGGCGGCTCACGCTGAACCAGGCGCGTGCGGCCGTCGTCGTGGCATCAGCGGTGTTCGTCGCGGCGGCGTGGCTGCTCAACCCGCTCTGCGGGATGCTCTCACCGATCGCGCTCGGCTGGATCTTCTTCTACTCGTACGGCAAGCGCTTCACCGCGGGCGCGCACCACATCCTCGGGCTGGCGCTCGGGATTGCGCCCGTCGGCGCCTTTCTCGCCGTAGCGGGGACCTGGCCGGAGCCGTGGTACGGGCTGCCGCTTCTCGCGGCCACCGTCATGTTCTGGGTCGCGGGCTTCGACGTGATCTATGCCGTGCAGGACCTCGACTTCGACCGCACGCACGGCCTGCACTCGATTCCGGCCCGCCTCGGTGCGCGCGGTGCGTTCGGCCTCGCACGGCTGTTCCACGCGATCGCGGCCGCGATCTTCCTCGCGATCGGCATCTTCCAGCTGTTTCCGGTCGGCAGACTGTACCTCGTCGGGGTCGCTGTCGTGGTCATGCTGCTGCTGCACGAGCACCGGGCGGTGCGCGGTGCGGAGAGCGGCAGGCTCGACCTGGCCACCGTAGACCGGGCGTTCTTCCACACGAACGTGGCCGTCTCGATGTCGCTCTTCGCCTTCACCCTGGCAGACCGGCTCGCGCTGGTGGCTGCGGGCTGA
- a CDS encoding M48 family metallopeptidase → MADSQLPRARRILTGIDSSTWEHPADRAALMALRRVPAFDTVLKKVFGLFGEKPIRLAFQSNAVRVSENQFPWIWERYVEVCETLDAPRYELFVSQTPLVNAGAYGMEKPFIVLNSGAVRLLDREELTWLLGHELGHIMSGHVLYRTMTVLLLQLAQLGFPVVGLAARAVLVALLEWNRKAELSSDRAGLLAVQNPEATLKGFMKLAGGGSDEETNLNEFLVQAEEYRTSGDAADLVFKVLNLLGTTHPFHVLRAAEIRDWIEAGEYDRVLRGEYRRRGEAYEPWRQDVAEAARSYREDAQDLARQFGDALRSARERFSESFRAAP, encoded by the coding sequence ATGGCCGACTCCCAGCTGCCGCGTGCGCGGCGTATCCTGACCGGCATCGACTCGTCGACGTGGGAGCACCCTGCCGACCGCGCAGCGCTGATGGCGCTCCGACGCGTGCCGGCCTTCGATACCGTGCTCAAGAAGGTCTTCGGCCTGTTCGGCGAGAAGCCCATCCGCCTCGCGTTCCAGTCCAACGCGGTCCGTGTCAGCGAGAACCAGTTCCCCTGGATCTGGGAACGGTACGTGGAGGTGTGCGAGACGCTCGATGCGCCCCGCTACGAGCTGTTCGTCTCGCAGACGCCGCTCGTCAATGCGGGCGCGTACGGCATGGAGAAGCCGTTCATCGTCCTGAACAGCGGTGCGGTTCGCCTGCTGGACAGGGAGGAGCTGACCTGGCTGCTCGGCCACGAGCTCGGCCACATCATGAGCGGCCACGTGCTGTACCGCACGATGACGGTGCTGCTCCTGCAGCTCGCCCAGCTGGGCTTCCCCGTCGTCGGTCTCGCGGCGCGCGCCGTACTCGTCGCACTGCTCGAGTGGAACCGGAAAGCAGAGCTGTCCTCCGACCGCGCCGGCCTCCTCGCCGTCCAGAATCCCGAGGCAACGCTGAAAGGCTTCATGAAGCTCGCCGGCGGAGGAAGTGACGAGGAGACGAACCTCAACGAGTTCCTCGTACAGGCCGAGGAGTACCGCACCAGTGGTGATGCGGCCGATCTCGTGTTCAAGGTGCTCAACCTGCTCGGCACGACGCATCCGTTCCACGTACTGCGCGCGGCGGAAATTCGCGACTGGATCGAGGCGGGTGAGTATGACCGCGTGCTGCGCGGCGAGTATCGCCGGCGGGGTGAGGCGTACGAGCCGTGGCGGCAGGACGTCGCGGAGGCCGCCCGCTCCTACCGCGAGGACGCACAGGACCTGGCCCGCCAGTTCGGCGACGCGCTCCGCTCGGCGCGCGAGAGGTTCAGCGAGTCGTTCCGCGCCGCTCCGTAG
- a CDS encoding flavin prenyltransferase UbiX, with translation MTGASGAPYAVRLMRALNEADVPVGLIVSRTGWRLLAEELGISSEAELRAASGPWRRVVLYGDDDRGATPASGSAPSRGMVVCPCSMGTLASIAQGTTRSLIERSADVALKERRRLILVPRETPYSAIHLENMLRLTHAGATILPASPGFYHRPERIEDLIDFVVGRILQHLGIELAVGPRWKSGEVAPGTD, from the coding sequence ATGACCGGCGCGTCCGGGGCACCGTACGCGGTTCGATTGATGCGCGCGCTCAATGAGGCCGACGTGCCCGTGGGTCTCATCGTGTCGCGTACCGGCTGGCGCCTGCTCGCAGAGGAGCTGGGCATCAGCAGCGAGGCGGAACTGCGGGCGGCGAGTGGACCGTGGCGGCGTGTCGTGCTGTACGGCGACGACGACCGCGGTGCGACCCCCGCGTCCGGGTCGGCGCCCTCCCGCGGGATGGTCGTCTGCCCGTGCTCGATGGGGACACTCGCCAGCATCGCACAGGGCACGACGCGCTCGCTGATCGAACGCTCCGCGGACGTCGCGCTGAAGGAGCGCCGTCGGCTGATCCTGGTTCCGCGCGAGACGCCATACTCCGCGATCCACCTCGAGAACATGCTCCGTCTCACCCATGCCGGGGCGACGATTCTGCCGGCGTCACCGGGCTTCTACCACCGGCCCGAGCGCATCGAGGACCTCATCGATTTCGTGGTGGGGCGGATCCTGCAGCACCTCGGCATCGAGCTGGCCGTAGGGCCACGCTGGAAGTCGGGCGAGGTGGCACCCGGCACGGACTGA
- a CDS encoding alpha/beta hydrolase: MSELNYDIVRENEPSSWMLFLPGIFGQGRNWNSVARRVVRQRPEWGAAMVDLRMHGGSLGFAPPHTIAAAANDLTALAAPLEATPAVVVGHSFGGKVALEYLRQHPDGLRQVWVIDSTPEAREPGGSAWAMLRILRSLPDVFPSRDDLIAALERSGVATPIAHWMATNVVHRPDGYRWRFDLNAMEELLRDFFATDLWKVVDEPPGGVQLHVVKASDSSILTAETLERIERASSGGRVFLHEVDGGHWLNADNPDAVVALLARHLPD, encoded by the coding sequence GTGAGCGAGCTGAACTACGATATCGTCAGGGAGAACGAGCCCTCGAGCTGGATGCTGTTTCTTCCCGGCATCTTCGGCCAGGGACGGAACTGGAACAGCGTCGCGCGCCGGGTCGTGCGCCAGCGTCCCGAATGGGGCGCGGCTATGGTCGACCTGCGCATGCACGGCGGCTCACTCGGGTTCGCCCCTCCGCACACGATCGCTGCCGCCGCCAACGACCTCACCGCGCTGGCCGCGCCGCTCGAGGCCACGCCCGCCGTAGTGGTCGGCCACTCCTTCGGCGGCAAGGTGGCGCTCGAGTACCTCCGCCAGCACCCGGACGGACTTCGACAGGTCTGGGTCATCGACTCGACGCCCGAGGCGCGCGAGCCCGGCGGCAGCGCCTGGGCGATGCTGCGCATCCTCCGCTCGTTACCGGACGTCTTCCCCTCCCGCGACGACCTGATCGCCGCACTGGAGCGCAGCGGTGTTGCAACACCCATTGCGCACTGGATGGCCACCAACGTCGTCCATCGTCCCGATGGCTACCGCTGGCGCTTCGATCTGAATGCCATGGAGGAGCTGCTGCGCGACTTCTTTGCGACCGACCTCTGGAAGGTGGTCGATGAGCCGCCGGGGGGCGTGCAGCTCCACGTCGTCAAGGCGTCCGATTCATCCATCCTCACCGCCGAGACCCTCGAGCGGATCGAACGCGCGTCGAGCGGTGGTCGCGTGTTCCTGCACGAGGTCGACGGCGGCCACTGGCTGAACGCCGACAACCCCGACGCCGTCGTCGCCCTGCTCGCACGGCATCTGCCGGACTGA
- a CDS encoding cystathionine gamma-synthase, with translation MSDTQDRFATRAVHAGQTPDPSTGAIMPPIYQTSTYVQPKLGEPLHGYEYARVQNPTREALERNVAALESGRHGAAFASGLAATEAILKRLSAGDHVIYEENVYGGTHRMFVQVLARLGLEFTAVDTRDPQNVRDALRPNTKLLHLETPTNPMMRLCDLRALVEIADQAGVTVCVDNTFASPYNQRPLEFGAHVVVHSSTKYLNGHSDVIGGIAVTSDDGIADELRFLQKAAGAVPGPFDSWLVLRGTKTLHVRMEAHNRNGQRIAEFLAGHDGVQAVHYPGLPTHPQHELAKRQMRGFTGMISLELGSLKRARQVVERTRLFSLAESLGGVESLIGHPAIMTHAAVPRDMRDRMGVTEGLIRLSVGIEDVDDLMEDLDQALRA, from the coding sequence ATGTCCGACACCCAGGATCGATTCGCAACGCGTGCGGTGCACGCGGGCCAGACGCCGGACCCGAGCACCGGCGCCATCATGCCTCCCATCTATCAGACCTCCACGTACGTGCAGCCGAAGCTCGGCGAGCCTTTGCACGGCTACGAGTACGCGCGTGTGCAGAACCCCACGCGCGAGGCGCTGGAGCGGAACGTCGCCGCCCTCGAGAGTGGCAGGCACGGCGCCGCCTTCGCCAGTGGGCTGGCGGCCACGGAAGCGATCCTGAAGCGACTCTCGGCTGGCGATCACGTGATCTACGAGGAGAACGTCTACGGCGGGACGCACCGGATGTTCGTCCAGGTGCTCGCACGCCTGGGCCTGGAGTTCACTGCGGTAGACACCCGCGATCCGCAGAACGTCCGCGACGCGCTCCGACCGAACACGAAGCTCCTGCATCTCGAGACGCCGACCAACCCGATGATGCGGCTGTGCGACCTGCGCGCCCTCGTGGAGATCGCTGATCAGGCCGGCGTGACCGTCTGCGTCGACAACACCTTCGCGTCACCGTACAACCAGCGGCCGCTGGAGTTCGGTGCGCACGTCGTCGTGCACTCGAGCACCAAGTACCTGAACGGTCATTCGGACGTGATCGGCGGCATCGCGGTCACCAGTGACGATGGAATCGCCGACGAGCTGCGCTTCCTGCAGAAGGCGGCCGGCGCGGTTCCGGGTCCGTTCGACTCCTGGCTCGTGCTGCGCGGGACCAAGACCCTGCACGTCCGCATGGAGGCGCACAACCGCAACGGGCAGCGGATCGCCGAGTTCCTGGCCGGTCACGACGGCGTCCAGGCCGTGCATTACCCGGGATTGCCGACGCATCCGCAGCACGAGCTGGCGAAGCGGCAGATGCGTGGATTCACCGGCATGATCAGCCTGGAGCTCGGTTCGCTGAAGCGTGCGCGCCAGGTCGTCGAGCGCACGCGACTGTTCTCGCTGGCCGAATCTCTGGGTGGCGTGGAGTCGCTGATCGGACATCCCGCCATCATGACGCATGCGGCCGTGCCCAGGGACATGCGCGACCGCATGGGCGTCACGGAAGGGCTGATCCGCCTCTCGGTCGGCATCGAGGACGTGGACGACCTGATGGAGGATCTCGACCAGGCGCTGCGGGCCTGA
- the purD gene encoding phosphoribosylamine--glycine ligase, producing MKILIVGHGGREHALLRKLRDDAPDASFYITRGNGGTASLAEHVPISPGDPGALVSWADAEQIDLTVVGPEAPLADGIVDTFQERRLPIFGPTRAASGIEASKAFSKRLLREHGIPTAAFGTFETLHDAEHYIRQRGAPIVVKASGLAAGKGAIVCSSVEEAVEAAREMLQTDAFGSAGHTIVVEEFMEGEELSVFALCDGEHALPLLPSQDHKRLGEGDRGPNTGGMGAYAPVSLATAPLLERVQQEILRPTLAAMAAEGHPFRGLLYAGLMITDEGPRVVEFNARFGDPETQVVLPLMASSLLEPMLAIARGGSIAGVTPAWKDAAALTTVLAAAGYPDRPRRGDEIHVPATFEDADDVFVFHAGTRRVDGRLLTDGGRVLAVTAVAPTLSEAAERSRAAAESITFAGRQYRRDIGWRELARSAGAA from the coding sequence ATGAAGATCCTGATCGTCGGCCACGGCGGACGCGAGCACGCGCTTCTCCGCAAGCTCCGCGACGACGCTCCTGATGCCTCCTTCTACATCACGCGCGGCAACGGCGGCACCGCCAGCCTCGCGGAACATGTTCCGATCTCGCCCGGTGATCCGGGCGCACTGGTGTCCTGGGCCGATGCCGAGCAAATCGATCTGACGGTAGTCGGCCCGGAAGCGCCGCTGGCCGATGGCATCGTGGACACGTTCCAGGAGCGTCGCCTGCCCATCTTCGGGCCGACACGCGCTGCGAGCGGGATCGAGGCGTCCAAGGCGTTCTCCAAGCGGCTGCTCCGCGAACACGGGATCCCCACCGCCGCATTCGGAACGTTTGAAACGCTGCACGACGCGGAGCACTACATCCGCCAGCGCGGTGCGCCCATCGTGGTCAAGGCGTCGGGCCTGGCGGCCGGCAAGGGCGCGATCGTCTGCAGCAGCGTCGAGGAGGCGGTCGAAGCCGCGCGCGAGATGCTGCAGACGGACGCATTCGGGAGCGCCGGTCACACCATCGTCGTCGAGGAGTTCATGGAGGGCGAGGAGCTTTCCGTGTTCGCGCTGTGCGACGGCGAGCACGCGCTGCCGCTTCTCCCATCCCAGGATCACAAGCGGCTGGGCGAGGGTGACCGCGGGCCGAACACCGGCGGCATGGGTGCCTATGCTCCGGTTTCGCTCGCCACCGCGCCACTGCTCGAGCGCGTCCAGCAGGAGATCCTCCGCCCGACGCTGGCCGCAATGGCGGCAGAGGGCCACCCCTTCCGCGGACTGCTGTACGCGGGCCTGATGATCACGGACGAAGGCCCCAGAGTCGTCGAGTTCAATGCGCGCTTCGGCGACCCGGAGACGCAGGTCGTGCTGCCTCTCATGGCCTCGTCACTGCTCGAGCCCATGCTGGCCATTGCGCGGGGCGGCAGCATCGCCGGCGTGACGCCGGCGTGGAAGGATGCAGCAGCGCTCACCACGGTGCTGGCCGCCGCCGGGTATCCGGATCGCCCGCGGCGGGGCGACGAGATCCACGTCCCCGCGACGTTCGAGGATGCCGACGACGTCTTCGTCTTCCATGCCGGCACGAGGAGGGTCGACGGCAGGCTCCTGACGGACGGGGGCCGTGTGCTCGCCGTGACCGCCGTAGCCCCGACGTTGTCAGAAGCGGCCGAGCGCAGCCGGGCAGCGGCAGAATCCATCACGTTCGCGGGGCGGCAGTACCGCCGCGACATCGGCTGGCGGGAGCTCGCGCGCAGTGCCGGAGCTGCCTGA
- a CDS encoding UvrB/UvrC motif-containing protein has translation MLIAQRPRPADELRSDVRARAENRPGVYRMIGPGDQLLYVGKSIRVRGRLLSYFRCTPDEKGHEIIRHTHRIEWDYVPSEFAALLTEMRRIQHARPVYNVEHKRDRAFCFVKITREQAPRLVIAREVGDDAAQYYGPFRGRERVRSMLREVRDLLELRDCKPSTPMLFAEQTDLFGSVERAPLCMRGEVHKCLAPCAARCNRTEYREQVELARRFLDGDVDTPLALLRARMEDAVRRMQFEYAADLRDRATRLEVARDELVALRGLIDSLTFVYQPQGYSGMDERVYIVRRGAIHAEHPAPRSPAERDRILEHAGRIFQRREYGMNRIRPTQAAEILLLARWFRLRPHERERVWADVPGTSRPQTAPGMF, from the coding sequence ATGCTGATCGCGCAGCGCCCCCGCCCCGCGGACGAGCTCCGATCCGACGTGCGTGCCCGCGCCGAGAACCGGCCCGGCGTGTACCGCATGATCGGGCCGGGCGATCAGCTGCTGTACGTCGGCAAGTCGATCCGTGTGCGCGGCCGCCTGCTCTCCTACTTCCGCTGCACCCCCGACGAGAAGGGACACGAGATCATCCGTCACACCCACCGCATCGAGTGGGACTACGTGCCGAGCGAGTTCGCGGCGCTGCTGACGGAGATGCGACGGATCCAGCACGCACGCCCCGTCTACAACGTCGAGCACAAGCGCGACCGCGCATTCTGCTTCGTCAAGATCACGCGTGAGCAGGCGCCCCGGCTCGTGATCGCCCGTGAGGTGGGCGACGATGCCGCGCAGTACTATGGCCCGTTTCGTGGACGCGAGCGCGTGCGCAGCATGCTGCGCGAGGTGCGGGACCTGCTCGAGCTGCGTGACTGCAAGCCGTCGACTCCGATGCTGTTCGCGGAGCAGACCGACCTGTTCGGCTCGGTGGAGCGGGCACCGCTCTGCATGCGCGGGGAGGTGCACAAGTGCCTGGCGCCCTGCGCAGCACGCTGCAACCGCACGGAGTACCGGGAACAGGTCGAGCTTGCGCGCCGCTTCCTGGACGGAGACGTCGACACACCGCTGGCGCTGCTGCGCGCGCGGATGGAAGACGCGGTGCGTCGCATGCAGTTCGAGTACGCAGCAGACCTGCGCGACCGCGCAACCCGGCTCGAGGTGGCGCGAGACGAGCTGGTCGCGCTGCGCGGCCTGATCGACTCGCTCACGTTCGTCTACCAGCCGCAGGGATACAGCGGGATGGACGAGCGCGTGTACATCGTGCGCCGCGGTGCGATACACGCCGAGCACCCTGCACCCCGCTCCCCCGCAGAGCGCGACCGCATCCTCGAGCACGCAGGCCGGATCTTCCAGCGGCGCGAGTACGGCATGAACCGCATCCGCCCCACGCAGGCCGCCGAGATCCTGCTTCTCGCCAGGTGGTTCCGGCTCAGGCCGCACGAGCGGGAGCGGGTCTGGGCCGACGTGCCGGGCACGTCCAGGCCGCAGACCGCACCGGGGATGTTCTAG